The Bombus vancouverensis nearcticus chromosome 12, iyBomVanc1_principal, whole genome shotgun sequence genome contains a region encoding:
- the alpha-Catr gene encoding alpha-catenin related isoform X2, translating to MPAAFYRRDRSMYDCDMIPDRQISTLVSHRERPLCSDRSLRAVARVGQAVNLAVERFVTVGETIADGNPEIREDMYQACKRARDAGSAIEKLCECATEDSLADRGSVVRAARCLLGSVTKVLLLADIVVVKQLLLAKKKVARSLGRLESVSNFTEFVKAFSQFGAEMVELAHLTGDRQNDLKDERRRAQMAAARQVLERSTMMLLTSSKTCLRHPECPSARENRDTVFCQMRRAMDLIHYVVKDGVLDCSESQSYSNSQSPQQEDWDSSTAFSALKHFERLVETTRMTLLGPGCRETLTAALDTVIERTQDFTDSAYTTHEHRENILLLCDRAQLELNTLLRIGNSMNYEGGGGSPSSEMEQAVLGVLRTTRDLRQQLCTTTMEQAADLGQVTKAGQELVSTIRNVALANDRYLLQESNEKFREYIEHILEVCKMLRHVALSESLQVSAKFTEINLRIYGPQVVTAAYTLARHPTSKIAKENLEVFADMWQWLMTDVTTVAKDVLELNQNRPEKQVYMSLPRPGKHGTTSKPLKPVKLDSEEQAKIAKAGLEMKLITSEMDAETEKWQESGSALEENNDIVKRAKNMSSMAFSMYQFTRGEGALKTTQDLFTQAEYFAEEANRLYKVVRQFSYQVPGGPHKKELLENLDRVPTYVQQLQFTVKNPTVGKAATFTKVDNVIQETKNLMNVISKVVTTCFVCATKHNVTMPQYMELSPTIPGLAEEDCLYPVSPQLLPSTSPYVQPYPLTSAQLHNILRVQPGFPRSVGAWGRRLAVQGRRGCRRRWRRWRCWCRRQQDGLRPRQRPVRLTVWDGPTGQGGRSPHSGFLSTFLGRTLACPIETYTSGSLDSLRDPNGILQIFDGISNRTNQSFMFIRFPKFLIH from the exons GCTCGGCTATCGAAAAATTATGCGAGTGCGCCACAGAGGACAGTTTAGCTGACCGAGGGTCTGTTGTCAGAGCTGCAAGATGCCTTCTTGGTTCTGTAACCAAGGTCCTCCTTTTGGCTGACATCGTCGTGGTCAAACAACTTCTTcttgcaaagaagaaagtggCTCGTAGTCTTGGCCGTCTCGAAagtgtttcaaactttaccgaATTTGTGAAGGCGTTTAGCCAGTTCGGGGCGGAGATGGTGGAATTAGCACACTTAACAGGTGATCGTCAA AATGACTTGAAAGACGAGAGACGAAGGGCACAGATGGCTGCGGCTCGCCAAGTTTTGGAGAGAAGCACTATGATGTTGCTCACGTCTAGTAAAACTTGCTTAAGGCATCCGGAATGTCCATCTGCCAGAGAAAACAGAGACACCGTTTTCTGTCAGATGCGAAGAGCCATGGACTTGATACACTACGTGGTCAAAGACGGAGTATTAGATTGCAGTGAATCGCAGTCTTATTCCAATTCCCAG AGTCCACAGCAGGAGGATTGGGACAGTAGCACGGCATTCTCCGCATTGAAACACTTCGAAAGACTCGTTGAAACCACAAGAATGACTCTCCTAGGACCAGGTTGTCGAGAGACCCTCACCGCCGCGCTAGATACCGTTATTGAGAGAACGCAGGATTTCACTGATAGCGCATACACGACCCACGAGCACAGAGAAAACATCCTTCTGCTTTGCGATCGAGCACAACTCGAACTCAACACGCTCCTGCGAATCGGCAACAGTATG AATTACGAAGGTGGCGGTGGTTCTCCAAGTTCTGAGATGGAGCAAGCTGTCTTAGGAGTATTACGTACCACTAGGGATCTTCGCCAGCAGCTATGCACGACCACGATGGAACAAGCGGCCGATCTTGGACAGGTAACTAAAGCGGGTCAGGAACTTGTTTCAACGATCAGGAACGTCGCTTTGGCCAATGACAGATATCTTCTTCAAGAAAGCAACGAAAAATTTCGCGAATACATTGAACACATTCTCGAA GTGTGCAAAATGCTGAGACACGTTGCGCTCTCGGAATCGTTGCAAGTTTCAGCCAAGTTTACCGAAATTAACCTGAGAATATACGGTCCCCAAGTGGTGACAGCGGCATATACTTTAGCGAGACATCCTACCAGTAAAATCGCTAAGGAAAACCTAGAAG TGTTCGCCGACATGTGGCAATGGCTTATGACTGATGTGACCACCGTGGCGAAAGACGTACTCGAATTGAATCAAAACCGACCTGAAAAACAAGTTTACATGTCCTTACCACGGCCTGGA AAACACGGTACAACGAGCAAACCACTGAAACCAGTAAAATTGGACAGCGAAGAGCAGGCTAAGATCGCAAAGGCAGGTCTGGAGATGAAGCTGATCACTTCGGAGATGGATGCGGAAACAGAGAAATGGCAGGAAAGTGGAAGTGCCCTAGAAGAGAACAACGACATCGTGAAACGCGCGAAGAACATGTCCTCGATGGCGTTCTCGATGTACCAGTTCACCAGAGGTGAAGGGGCGTTGAAAACTACACAAGATCTATTCACCCAAGCTGAGTATTTCGCCGAGGAGGCGAACAGATTGTACAAGGTTGTGAGACAATTCAGCTATCAG GTACCGGGCGGACCGCACAAGAAAGAACTCTTGGAAAATCTTGATCGTGTGCCAACGTATGTACAGCAGCTTCAATTCACCGTGAAGAATCCCACCGTTGGAAAAGCCGCCACTTTTACCAAAGTCGATAACGTGATACAAGAGACAAAAAATTTAATGAACGTGATTTCGAAAGTGGTGACCACGTGTTTCGTCTGCGCCACAAAG CACAATGTCACGATGCCGCAGTACATGGAGCTCAGTCCGACGATACCTGGCCTAGCTGAAGAGGATTGCTTGTATCCAGTTAGTCCGCAATTGTTACCATCCACCAGTCCCTACGTACAACCTTATCCGTTAACTTCGGCCCAGTTACACAACATTCTAAGAG TACAACCTGGATTTCCGAGGTCTGTCGGCGCGTGGGGCCGGCGGCTCGCCGTACAGGGGCGGAGAGGGTGCAGGCGCCGATGGCGACGGTGGCGGTGCTGGTGTCGACGGCAGCAAGACGGGCTCCGCCCCCGGCAGCGACCCGTCCGTCTGACAGTTTGGGATGGCCCGACGGGCCAAGGGGGACGCTCGCCGCACTCGGGTTTCCTTTCTACTTTTCTAGGAAGAACCCTCGCCTGCCCCATCGAAACGTACACGTCGGGCTCCCTCGATTCCCTTCGAGATCCCAACGGAATCTTACAGATTTTCGACGGGATTTCCAATCGTACCAACCAATCGTTTATGTTTATTCGGTTCCCAAAGTTTCTTATTCATTAA